One Thermococcus sp. genomic region harbors:
- the purT gene encoding phosphoribosylglycinamide formyltransferase 2, with product MVGLRDELGTAMTDSAQKIILLGSGELGKEIAIEAQRLGVEVIAVDRYANAPAMQVAHRSYVGDMRKADFLFSVVEREKPDAIIPEIEAINLDALFELEKDGYFVVPNAKATWIAMHRERTRETLAKEAKVPTSRYAYAETLGELYEACEKIGYPCHTKAIMSSSGKGSYFVKSREDIPKAWEEAKKKARGSADKIIVEEHIEFDVEITELAVRHYDENGEIVTTFPKPVGHYQIDGDYHSSWQPAEISEKAEKEVYRIAKRITDVLGGLGLFGVEMFVKGDKVWANEVSPRPHDTGMVTLASHPTGFSEFGLHLRAVLGLPIPGEWVDGYRLFPMFMPAATHVIKANASGYSPRFRGLARALSVPNATVRLFGKPEAYPGRRLGVAIAWGKNVEEAKRRAELVARSIEPRTRSSEWFDGGYEVRKHTT from the coding sequence ATGGTTGGCCTGAGAGATGAACTCGGAACGGCCATGACCGACTCCGCCCAAAAGATAATCCTCCTCGGAAGCGGTGAACTCGGGAAGGAAATAGCGATTGAGGCTCAAAGGCTCGGCGTTGAGGTGATAGCGGTCGATAGATACGCCAACGCACCGGCGATGCAGGTCGCCCACCGCTCTTATGTGGGGGACATGAGAAAGGCGGACTTCCTCTTCTCGGTCGTCGAGAGGGAGAAGCCCGATGCAATAATTCCGGAGATAGAGGCAATAAACCTCGATGCACTCTTTGAGCTCGAAAAGGACGGCTACTTCGTCGTTCCGAACGCGAAAGCAACGTGGATTGCCATGCACCGCGAGCGCACTAGAGAGACCCTCGCGAAGGAGGCAAAGGTTCCAACGTCGCGCTACGCCTACGCGGAAACTCTCGGCGAGCTCTACGAGGCCTGCGAAAAGATAGGCTACCCGTGCCACACGAAGGCGATAATGAGCTCCTCCGGAAAGGGCTCCTACTTCGTGAAAAGCAGAGAAGATATCCCGAAGGCATGGGAGGAGGCGAAGAAGAAGGCTCGCGGTAGTGCGGACAAGATAATCGTCGAGGAGCACATCGAGTTCGATGTTGAAATCACTGAGTTAGCGGTGAGGCACTACGACGAGAACGGGGAGATAGTCACGACCTTTCCTAAACCCGTCGGCCACTACCAGATTGATGGCGATTATCATTCCAGCTGGCAGCCGGCGGAGATAAGTGAGAAAGCCGAGAAGGAGGTTTACAGGATAGCGAAGCGCATAACAGATGTTTTAGGCGGTCTCGGCCTCTTCGGCGTCGAGATGTTCGTAAAGGGTGATAAGGTGTGGGCGAACGAAGTTTCCCCGAGGCCCCATGATACCGGTATGGTGACTTTAGCTTCTCACCCGACCGGCTTCTCCGAGTTCGGACTCCACCTGAGGGCCGTCCTTGGGCTTCCAATCCCGGGGGAGTGGGTTGACGGCTACAGGCTCTTTCCGATGTTCATGCCCGCGGCAACCCACGTCATAAAGGCCAACGCTTCCGGTTACTCCCCGCGCTTCCGCGGGCTGGCAAGGGCTCTGAGCGTTCCCAACGCAACGGTGAGGCTCTTCGGAAAGCCCGAGGCTTACCCGGGGAGAAGACTCGGTGTGGCTATTGCATGGGGCAAGAACGTCGAGGAAGCCAAGAGAAGGGCCGAGCTTGTGGCCCGCTCAATAGAGCCGAGAACGCG
- the purM gene encoding phosphoribosylformylglycinamidine cyclo-ligase: MLTYAQAGVDDEKTSRALRSIISLARATFKFRRGEIGEPAGELGHYSALLDFGSFYLAMTTDGVGTKVLVAEAVGKFDTIGIDMIAMNVNDLLCVGAEPVALVDYLAVREPDGKVFAEIAKGLYEGAKQAGIAIVGGETAVMPDLINGFDLAGTAVGVVEKGKVITGERIRPGDAVIGISSSGIHSNGLTLARKLLVPKYGLDYEYEGRKLWEWLLEPTRIYVKPVLELLESVEVHGLAHITGGGLFNLKRLTNYGFSLEMPPIGGIFRLIHENGVPLEEMFRVFNMGTGMVAVVPAEEKEEALEVLNRHYESFELGVVTEEAGIRVENYGIIL, from the coding sequence ATGCTGACCTACGCTCAGGCGGGTGTTGACGATGAGAAGACTTCAAGGGCCTTGAGAAGTATAATCTCGCTCGCAAGGGCAACTTTCAAGTTCAGACGGGGGGAAATCGGTGAACCGGCCGGAGAGCTCGGTCACTACTCGGCTCTGCTCGACTTCGGAAGCTTTTATCTGGCAATGACGACCGACGGCGTTGGAACCAAGGTTCTCGTTGCGGAAGCCGTTGGAAAGTTCGATACGATTGGCATAGACATGATAGCCATGAACGTCAACGATTTGCTCTGCGTTGGGGCGGAACCGGTAGCTTTAGTTGACTACCTCGCCGTCAGGGAGCCCGACGGGAAGGTCTTCGCAGAGATTGCCAAAGGCCTCTACGAGGGGGCCAAGCAAGCTGGTATAGCGATTGTCGGTGGCGAGACGGCGGTTATGCCCGACCTCATCAACGGCTTTGATCTGGCAGGAACTGCAGTCGGAGTCGTTGAGAAGGGAAAAGTCATAACCGGCGAGAGGATAAGGCCCGGCGACGCGGTGATAGGAATTTCCAGCTCCGGAATCCACTCCAACGGTTTAACCCTCGCGAGGAAGCTTTTGGTTCCAAAATACGGCCTCGACTACGAGTATGAAGGCAGAAAGCTCTGGGAGTGGCTTTTAGAGCCCACGAGGATATACGTCAAACCCGTTTTGGAACTCCTTGAGAGCGTTGAGGTTCATGGACTGGCCCACATAACCGGCGGGGGACTGTTCAACCTGAAGCGCCTGACAAACTACGGGTTCTCTCTGGAGATGCCTCCCATCGGGGGAATCTTCAGGCTCATCCACGAGAACGGCGTCCCTCTGGAGGAGATGTTCCGCGTTTTCAACATGGGCACTGGAATGGTAGCGGTCGTTCCAGCGGAGGAAAAGGAGGAAGCCCTCGAAGTCCTCAACAGACACTACGAGAGCTTCGAGCTCGGGGTTGTTACAGAGGAAGCGGGGATAAGGGTGGAGAACTACGGAATAATTCTTTAA
- the purF gene encoding amidophosphoribosyltransferase, producing MREKCGIFATLSENAPKKAYYALIALQHRGQESAGISVWRHRIRTVSGPGLVQDVFREPILAKLKSNLAIAHVRYSTSGSPNEAQPLETECCGKRIAVAHNGTLTNFQPLREEYVKRGVRFKHSVDSELLGISFLWHLEETGDEFEAMKAVFEEVKGAYSVAFLFDGKILVARDPVGFRPLSYGTGDGHYFASEDSALRPFVDEVRDVKPGEVFLLDGDSAESRVLAKERHHTCVFEYIYFARPDSRIDGVNVYSARVRMGVELAKESPAEGDVVIAVPDSGRASALGFSMESGIPYAEGLIKNRYIGRTFITPGQFNRELKVKLKLSPVREVVEGKRVVLVDDSIVRGTTMRRIVAMLRKAGAKEVHVRIASPPIRHPCYMGIDIPTRHELIAAFGGVEKVKEAIGADSLSYLSVEGLKRAVGREDLCLACLTGEYPEWAFRF from the coding sequence TTGAGGGAGAAGTGCGGTATCTTTGCAACGCTTTCAGAGAACGCACCGAAAAAAGCTTACTACGCACTCATAGCCCTCCAGCACCGCGGACAGGAGAGCGCTGGGATAAGCGTCTGGAGGCACAGGATAAGGACGGTTTCCGGGCCGGGCCTCGTCCAGGACGTTTTCAGGGAGCCAATCTTAGCTAAGCTCAAATCGAACCTCGCGATAGCCCACGTCCGCTACTCCACCTCAGGCTCGCCCAACGAGGCCCAGCCGCTTGAAACGGAGTGCTGTGGGAAGAGAATAGCAGTTGCCCACAACGGAACCCTCACGAACTTCCAACCCCTCAGGGAGGAGTACGTGAAGAGGGGAGTTCGCTTCAAGCACTCGGTCGATTCCGAACTTCTCGGGATTTCCTTCCTCTGGCACTTGGAGGAAACCGGCGACGAGTTCGAGGCGATGAAAGCGGTTTTTGAGGAAGTTAAAGGCGCCTACTCGGTTGCCTTCCTCTTTGACGGGAAGATACTCGTCGCGAGGGATCCGGTCGGCTTCAGGCCTTTGAGCTACGGAACCGGGGACGGCCACTACTTCGCGAGCGAGGACTCAGCGTTGAGGCCCTTCGTGGACGAGGTTAGGGACGTCAAACCCGGCGAGGTCTTCCTCCTCGATGGGGACTCTGCCGAGAGCAGGGTTCTGGCCAAGGAGAGACACCACACCTGCGTTTTTGAGTACATCTACTTCGCGAGGCCGGACAGCAGGATAGACGGTGTAAACGTTTACTCAGCCAGGGTGAGGATGGGCGTAGAGCTCGCCAAGGAGAGCCCGGCCGAGGGGGACGTTGTTATAGCGGTCCCAGATTCCGGAAGGGCTTCCGCCCTCGGCTTTTCGATGGAGAGCGGGATTCCGTACGCCGAAGGGCTCATAAAGAACCGCTACATCGGGAGGACGTTCATAACGCCGGGCCAGTTCAACCGCGAGCTGAAGGTTAAGCTAAAGCTCTCTCCGGTCCGGGAGGTGGTTGAGGGAAAACGCGTCGTCCTCGTCGATGACTCAATAGTCAGGGGCACCACGATGAGGAGAATAGTTGCCATGCTCAGGAAAGCGGGAGCGAAGGAAGTTCACGTGAGGATAGCCTCGCCACCGATAAGGCATCCATGCTACATGGGGATAGACATACCGACGAGGCACGAGCTCATAGCGGCCTTTGGCGGTGTCGAAAAGGTTAAAGAGGCCATAGGTGCTGACAGCCTCTCTTATCTCAGCGTCGAGGGCCTGAAGAGGGCAGTCGGAAGGGAGGACCTCTGTCTCGCATGCCTCACGGGAGAGTATCCGGAGTGGGCGTTCAGGTTCTAG
- the purC gene encoding phosphoribosylaminoimidazolesuccinocarboxamide synthase: MEVYEGKAKRIIPLDDGKAIMEFKDDATAFDGSKKAQFKGKGWLNAQISAHLFRVLEEKGVKTHFIGIAGDNRLIVERLDMYPLEVVVRNVVAGSLKKRLPLDEGTELREPIVELYYKNDSLHDPMINHYHARILGIDESEIREMERTALKVNEIMREYFRERGIILVDFKLEFGKNGRGEIVLGDEISPDTCRFWDAETKKSLDKDVFRFDRGDLVKAYEELYRRLTGETPSRT; this comes from the coding sequence ATGGAGGTCTACGAGGGTAAGGCCAAGAGGATAATCCCGCTCGATGATGGAAAGGCAATAATGGAGTTCAAGGACGATGCAACCGCCTTCGACGGCAGTAAGAAGGCCCAGTTCAAAGGTAAGGGCTGGCTCAACGCCCAGATCAGCGCCCACCTCTTCAGGGTTCTTGAGGAGAAAGGCGTAAAGACCCACTTCATTGGTATAGCCGGCGACAACAGGCTAATCGTCGAGAGGCTTGACATGTACCCCCTCGAAGTTGTCGTCAGGAACGTCGTTGCCGGCAGTCTTAAGAAGCGCCTGCCCCTCGATGAGGGAACCGAGCTCAGAGAACCAATAGTTGAGCTTTACTATAAAAACGACTCCCTCCACGACCCGATGATAAACCACTACCACGCGAGGATTCTCGGCATAGACGAGTCTGAGATAAGAGAGATGGAGAGAACAGCCCTGAAGGTGAACGAAATCATGAGGGAGTACTTCAGGGAGAGGGGGATAATTTTGGTGGACTTCAAGCTGGAGTTCGGAAAGAACGGCAGGGGCGAGATAGTCCTCGGCGACGAGATAAGCCCTGACACCTGCCGCTTCTGGGACGCGGAGACAAAGAAGAGCCTCGACAAGGACGTCTTCCGCTTCGACAGGGGCGACCTTGTCAAGGCTTATGAAGAGCTCTACAGGAGGCTCACGGGTGAAACTCCGAGTCGTACGTGA